The genomic DNA TCATCGACAACCAGCAGAGCTACGAAATTCTTCCCGATGGCACCTCTCGCCGGATGGAAGTCGGCAAGGATGCCGAGCCTTTCAACGCACAGCACTATTTCATGACCAATCCCAGCCTCTCCGGCCGGGGCGAGGCCCTGAAGTCCAGCGCACCGAAGCTCATAGCCGGCTGGAAGAGCGGCTGGCACAAATAAACTGGAATTGCATGGTCGAATCTGAAGCGCAGGGGCGTCTGCCCGGCATCCGCCCGGTTTCCGTTATCGATATCGGTTCGAACTCCATCCGCCTTGTCGTCTATGAAGGCCTGAGCCGCTCACCGGCCATGCTGTTCAACGAAAAGGTGATGTGCGGTCTCGGCAAGGGCATCGATGCGACCGGACGCATGGATGAAGACAGCGTCGAGCGCGCGCTGAAAGCGCTGCACCGCTTTCACGCGCTCTCCAAGCAGGCGCGTGCGACCTCGATGTATGTGCTGGCGACGGCCGCCGCACGCGAAGCGAGCAACGGCCCCGCCTTCATCGAGAAGGCGGAGGCGATCCTCGGTCACAAGGTCCGCATCCTTACTGGCGAGGAAGAGGCCTATTATTCCGCGATGGGCATCGTCAGCGGCTATCACGATCCCGACGGTGTCGTCGGCGACCTTGGCGGTGGCTCGCTGGAACTCGTCGAGGTCTCCGGCACGAAGATCGGCAAGGGCATCACCCTCCCGCTCGGCGGTATTCGTTTGTTCGAGCACAGCAACGGCTCACTCACCAAGGCGCGCACCTGGGTGCGCAAGTTCATGAAGAACTCGGCGGTGCTGAAGACCGGCACGGGACGGACGTTCTATGCGGTCGGCGGCACTTGGCGTTCGATCGCCAAGCTGCACATGGAGATCCGCGACTATCCGCTGCACATGATGCAGGGCTACGAGATTTCCTTTGACGAGGCGATGGCGCTTTTGCCGGAAGTGATCGAGCCGAAGAACATCAAGCCGTCCGCCTATTCGACGATCTCGAAGAGCCGCCGCAGCCTTCTGCCCTTCGGCGCGATCGCCATGCAGGAAGCGCTGGAGATCATGAAGCCGGAGCGGATTTCCTTCTCGGCGCTCGGCGTTCGCGAAGGTTATCTTTTCTCGCTCTTGAGGGACGAGGAACGTGCTCAGGATCCGCTGCTGACGGCGGCCAACGAGATCGCCATCCTGCGTGCCCGCTCGCCCGAGCACGCCCGCGAACTGGCTGACTGGACCGGTCGCATGGTGCCGTTCTTCGGGATCGAGGAGACGGAAGAGGAAGGCCGGTATCGCCAGGCGGCCTGCCTGCTTGCGGATATCAGCTGGCGGGCGCACCCCGACTATCGCGGTCTCCAGGCGCTCAACATCATCGCCCACTCGACCTTCTCCGGCATTACCCATGCCGGCCGCGCCTATATTGCGCTTTCCAATTATTACCGCTTCGAGGGGCTCAACGACGACGGCGCCACGAACGCACTTGCCGGCATCACCACGCCGCGCCTGCTGGAACTGGCAAAGCTGCTCGGCGGCCTCTTGCGTGTCGCCTATCTTTTCTCCGCATCGATGCCGGGGATTGCCCGTAACCTGACGTTCCGCAAGTCGTCTCTGCCGGACGTGGACCTCGAAATCGTCGTGCCTGCGGACTATTCGGAATTCCAGGGCGAGCGCCTGGACGGACGCCTGCAGCAGCTTGGAAAGCTCACTGGCAAGCGTCTCGCTTTCCACTTCGAAAGCTGACGCCGAAAAGTCACCGGTCAAACGGGAAGGGCGCGCGAACCGATGTTCGCGCGCCCTTTTGATTAATCGGCCTTGAGGAAGTCGCCGACTTCGAGCAGCACGAACTCGTTGTCGTCGGCCTTGTCGAGTGCGCGGCCGGCCGAGAACGGCAGGTTGTTGTCGTTGCCGACGATGATGTGGGTCTCATCGACGCGGTCGACGTTCTCGATGGTGACGAAGGGCATATCGTAGAAGCCTTCGCCGCCGCCCTGACGCTTCTTGTTGTCCGGATCGGCGATCTTCAAGAGGTCGATGTAGCCGATCTTGCGCACGGCCTTGCCGGCATTGCTGTCGTCAAAGGCGATCTTGTAGATGCGCTTGACCTTGGAGCCCGTTGCGAAGCAGTCCGGCTTCGGGTCCTTCGGATCGGCGCAGGCCTTGTCCACCGTGCCGGCGCCATTGTCGCGCTCGATCACCAGCGCGGTCTTGTCGTCGAGCATGTTGAAGTCGCCGATCGCCTCGCCGCCTTCAGCCAGCGGATAGAGCCAGCTGCGGCCGGTCCAGGCTTTGCTCGCAACATCGAGTTCGATGATGCGCAGCGCCGGGCGGCCATCGGCCTGCTCAACCGTTTCGCTGTCGGTCCAGAGCGGGCCTTCGAGCAGGCCGTAAAGCTTGCTGCCGTCCTTGGAAAGCGCCATGCCTTCATAGCCGCCGGAGCGCTTCAGGTTGAAGGCGGGCGTCTTCTTCGAGGGATCGCCCTGCAGCGTCAGCGTCGGATTGTCGGGCGAAAGCACCGGCTTGCCGTCGACCGTGGTCGCGATCACGTCGGTCAGCTTGCCGTCGAGATCGAACTTGAGGATGTAGGGGCCGAACTCTTCACCGACCCAGAAGCCGTCCGCAACCGGCTGGATCGATTCGACGTCGAAGTCGGCGCCGGTGAGATAACGCTTGTCCGAGCCTTCCATGACGATC from Ensifer adhaerens includes the following:
- the ppx gene encoding exopolyphosphatase is translated as MVESEAQGRLPGIRPVSVIDIGSNSIRLVVYEGLSRSPAMLFNEKVMCGLGKGIDATGRMDEDSVERALKALHRFHALSKQARATSMYVLATAAAREASNGPAFIEKAEAILGHKVRILTGEEEAYYSAMGIVSGYHDPDGVVGDLGGGSLELVEVSGTKIGKGITLPLGGIRLFEHSNGSLTKARTWVRKFMKNSAVLKTGTGRTFYAVGGTWRSIAKLHMEIRDYPLHMMQGYEISFDEAMALLPEVIEPKNIKPSAYSTISKSRRSLLPFGAIAMQEALEIMKPERISFSALGVREGYLFSLLRDEERAQDPLLTAANEIAILRARSPEHARELADWTGRMVPFFGIEETEEEGRYRQAACLLADISWRAHPDYRGLQALNIIAHSTFSGITHAGRAYIALSNYYRFEGLNDDGATNALAGITTPRLLELAKLLGGLLRVAYLFSASMPGIARNLTFRKSSLPDVDLEIVVPADYSEFQGERLDGRLQQLGKLTGKRLAFHFES
- a CDS encoding esterase-like activity of phytase family protein, yielding MTKTLLATAALSLLMTMAASAEEKSFTATLKGHAILPANTIIAAPSDAPEYLKTSGKFTTADRKRAEALGTVPGKDGVRLTGLSLPFDGQPMQGFSGIKAMEDGTFWSLSDNGFGSKMNSNDAMLMLHHVKMDWDAGKVEALKTLFLTDPDKKAPFPIVMEGSDKRYLTGADFDVESIQPVADGFWVGEEFGPYILKFDLDGKLTDVIATTVDGKPVLSPDNPTLTLQGDPSKKTPAFNLKRSGGYEGMALSKDGSKLYGLLEGPLWTDSETVEQADGRPALRIIELDVASKAWTGRSWLYPLAEGGEAIGDFNMLDDKTALVIERDNGAGTVDKACADPKDPKPDCFATGSKVKRIYKIAFDDSNAGKAVRKIGYIDLLKIADPDNKKRQGGGEGFYDMPFVTIENVDRVDETHIIVGNDNNLPFSAGRALDKADDNEFVLLEVGDFLKAD